Within Vicia villosa cultivar HV-30 ecotype Madison, WI linkage group LG1, Vvil1.0, whole genome shotgun sequence, the genomic segment CTGACTAATAATTAGAATAtcaaatcaataaaaatagtaCAAAGCGAGCTACATAGTTTAACATATCCAATCAACTTTGTCTTACAAAACCTAATCAAGAGTAAattagctactcataataataCAAGTAAATACCATGAGTTTAGAAGAATAATACATGAAAATCAACGAAGAATATGGTCTCCAATGGTTGAAAACTATAAATTCATTGGTAAAAAATTGCCTCGTCATCACTTTCTATCTCCCAAATCCGTAACCCTCAAAAAATATCACTTTGTGCCTTTTGTGCCTTTTAAAATCTTCAAAACATGTCAAAAGAGCTTCCCATAATGgccactatcatcatcatcatcatcatcattgtgCCTATGATGCGTTGGAAAAGGTACGATCGTGGCCACGACGCTTTACATGGCGCCACGACGGGGTCACATATTGGCCATGATGCTGCCACGATTATTCCATGGAGGAAtttattgttttgtttgtttttttcctAAGTCcaaatattcttattttttaattctctacttattttcttcacatttATTCTTCAATTTAACCCATATTTTCTCGAAAACAACTCGATTACATAAAAAATGCTCATAAAAATTATGTAATGACAGAGTTTCATCAACCTTGTTCGATGTTTGGTTCGAAGTTAGCCTTATAACtttatttccttgtataaggaggTTTGTGGGCATATACTTTTAAAATTTCTCAAGTTTCTTGGACATTCTCAAGAATAATTATGTGGTGTTCTTTCTTCTtccttatctcttttattttttgatcATTTTCTTTCCTTTGATTTGTCGTTGCTTATTTGCTCGTTTGGTtcacaaaatgtttttaaactctaattttccaaatgattttattttcaaCCAACATTTTTAAAATCTTTGCAATTTACACCATCTTTTGTACGGAGTCTCAtgttcaatacaaattatttactatataaatttaattatggtGGTATCTGACATATTCTGGTTCCTCCGACTACTCCAGTCCCCTTGCACTTCTAAGGGATTTCCACTATAACTAAATCTGATTACAAATGCTCAAACATATAAGCAAGAGACTTTCAGTTgctcaaacacacaagtaagagaCTTTAATGCTCAACCACACAACCAAGAGACTTCTAGATACTCTCAAGCACATAAGCAAGAGACTTCAGACTATATCCAAAACAGTTAAGAGATTGTGATAAATTACACTTGATATATAATCATAGGTGTACACTGAATACAACACAAAAAGGCTCTAAGACTTAGAGATTTTTAGAATATACAAGAGCTAAGAAATCCTAAGTTAAGCTTGTGCAATTATTTTGACAGAGTAATAAGTCTTTGCTTGTAAAGGCGCAatgttatgttgttgtttttctCTTCAAATCTTCAGCTTCTTATATAGAGAAGGAAAAAGTCGTTGGAGAGATTGCAGAAGAGAGTCTTTGGCGGAAGCATCATTAGATCCATTGTAAAGCTTTCAGATATGGTTAATATCGTTGCAATGCCATTTGAAAATACTTTGATACGAATTGAATTATTAGTTGCAATTTTTCAAGCTTCTACAGAATTCTGCTAAGTCTTCAGGTGATCTGAAGAAGACAAATTGACCTTAGAGTATGATAGTGACTTGTTAGACTTTCTTGATCTCGGAACATTGACTGGCTTCTGGTTCCGATCCTTCAGAAGACAAATATCAACTTCTAATCCTTCTGACTATGAGTCTTCAGAGGTTGACTTGATCTACATATGTTAACCTGATAATAGTCTAGGATCTTCAGGTTCTGATCTTCAGATGATGACCTAATCAGAAGTTGgcctttttcaaaattttattcttcagagtctgatcttcAGAATCTGCAACTTTAAGTTTCTCTTTAATTGTTCAATGTTGTTTCAGAACTGATTTCAAATTAGAATTTTAATCTATGTTCCTGCACACTTGAACAAACATTAGAATACCCAATtattctttaaatactttgtGAAATTCTAGCACTTACAACAGATGTCAAGTCAGATGTTCTAACaacacacaatgtcaagacaaatgttataacatctgctgaCTTACAACACACTTATCAAAACTGAAATTAAATgacagaatgataaataacataatgaattgttaactcagttcagtgcaaacaacacctaatatgggggctaccaagctaggaaggaagtccattattagtagtattagttcaaagttgAACATCCCGTTTATAACTTCTCACCTAATCATTACCTACCGCTACTTCTTCCTAGAAGTCGATATCTAGACCTGAGAAATtgtcatcccacttccaatcaccacaGTGATAAAACAGTCACACACCCCGTGACCAAGGGAACCTAAgtagaaagattacactttctAATAAACAAAATACCTAGTTAAGCACCCTAACTAAGaataatacttgatcttgcttaaaagatttgatcaagaacAACACTTAACTCTCTTGCTTAAAATCTTCAAGAGTAAGAACACAAGTCCACCTCAATGTAttagaagatacatgagtgactcAAATAAACAGAAAACACGAAGAACTTTACGAATTCCCAAAACAGCAACCCTTGTTGCTCCCACGGGTTTCCTTACAAGAAAACTTGGTGAACTAGGTTTTCCAAGTTTCTTTTTATAAATACTTGCAGAATGGGCTTGGACTTCAatttgaatccaatcttctctTTTTTGAAATAGTTGCAAGATCTTTTTACAAATTaggaacaaataaaaataatatcaaatcttagtttttcaaaaaaaatctcaaagattctttttctaaaaacagAGACTAATCTGATTAATCAACATTTGTCCTAATCATCCCCTGATTGTCTGTACCTGTAATAATCATCTGAATATTCCCGATtctaatatttttcaatcaaatctttcaaggtttaaaaaaatagtttgaacTGTCAGGATGTTCTGGTGTAGAATGTCACAACATCTGTCCACGCACATAACAACAAAACCTGTTATGACAACAGAacatgatgttacaacatcttgttttacatcagttaagaaccatgttttagcgaAATTATGCCAATacaaaaaccatggaactaacacTTTTTTATCATCAGAAATCCAAGGAATGTGGtataaactaatttttttcaACATATTGTTAGATGAAGGTGACTTatttagagggggtgaatagatccccaaTTAAaagttttgatgaaaatactATTTTAAAACGTTTTTAACTATGAACAGCGGAACACGCCCGAATCAAATCGTCTAATTCGAACCGCTATCAGAAAAATCATATATGCGTTAAAAACCTCTAAAACGTGCATTGATAATGACAAGTTATTGAATCAATATACTTCAACGATCACCACAATTCgtttgaattaaaacacataagtaatcaattttcaatgaaatgatttaaataaaAGTAAGTGAAGCAATTTATTGAACACTTAGTGTGCAGTCAATTTTGACCACAATTTTCTTAAGGTCTTATTAATATGAAGTCcaattacaatcacaaagattgtAATCAACACTGCGAAACAGTTTTTAGACAATAACGAATCAATATAATCGTATCGATTGCATAATTTCAGAAtttgataaatttctattgaaagtaaatgagatagatagagagatagagcgagaggaCACAAGAATTTGTTTAGGAAGTTCATCAATCGTCCTCGCTATGGCTACGTCTGCCCTCAATTCTAAAGGAATTGAGATAATCAATCTTACTTTGAAAAATCTATTCACAAGAGAAATGTAACAATTCAACCCTGTAAACTTTATGTATGTTGACCCTAACACTAAAAACACATAAACATTCACATATGACCTCCCACCAAACTCAGCACCTTATTTGCTCCATGGTCTTTCTTCTAGTGATACATAGACATTCTAGAATCATTCTCATTTGCCCCGAAGCAGTGAAATTTCTTATAATAATTGTGAACAATTTCACAAGGGGATTGAAGGTGAACCCCTGACAAAGATCACCACCATCTACATTTAAAATTTCTTCAagtcattttttaatatttaaatatatactaTTTTAATAGAATAGAGATTAAAGATAGTAACTATCAATATAAATTACACCATCATCCAATAAAATTATAACATCTTGCAATATTATATCaagatttttaaattaaaaatttgacTTAGTTAGATATACGCCCCTGATTGATTACGCTATTTAATGTGAactatttttttctctataagatattgttttattattatttttatattaataataatatttctattttattattcattCATCAAAATTGAAGAGAAGGATGAAACCAACAAAGATCGACGCGGAGAAAATCATCTTATAAGAATCAAAAGTTCATACCAAATGCTATGTAACACATTTGTTAGCGTGACATTTTCAACATATACAttgcattataatattttaaatgacATTCCCATTTTATTAAAGAGTTGGGTGCGTTCTCAAGTCAATGTTAATTCTTGCCTCTTCTTTCGTTGCGTTTATGATTGATTATCATCCCGAAAACGACCCATCAACGCATTAAGCTTTCGTTTTCCATTCTTTGCTGACGGCGTAGAATTTCTTCCCACAAAATCTATCTTCCTCCTTATCCTTCCAATTTCAATCTCAATCATCAAATAAATAAGCTTCTGATACACCTATAAACAAGGACGCTCGAATGGCCCATCCACGTTTGCACTGTCTCTGACACAACATCACCACTTTGTTGTTCTTTTTTGCCTATATCATTCATGGAAACTGGACGAAACGAAACACCCTTTTTGGTTTTTCGTTTTGTCTCTAAATTTTTATTATGCGCCATCTCTGGAACTCTTACAGCATGTTTTGCCGTTGGTATTTTCCATAATCTCTTTCTTAAGGTTTTGATCTCTGTTAGGTAGAAATAGAATtagaatatgattttattttattttattttaactctgAAGCTTAAATATGAGGAATTTTTGTTTATTGAAGTTGGAGAATTTTTGGGGTGTTTAATGTTGTTTTCACCTAGTTAATAGGTATTCTTTTGAGGTTGTTTTTGTTGGTTTCATTCTTATggattgtgttttttaattgcaGCTGGGGCTTTAACAGGAGCTATAGCTGGTGCTTTAGCAGCTAAGGCTACAAAGAGTGGTTTTCTCCGGGGAGTTTCATTAGGGGCCATTGCCGGGGCTATACTCTCGGTCGAGGTATTGGAAGCTTCCCGGGCCTACTGGTGTATGGAGCAAACTGGTTCGCGAGGAACGTCATCTATGGTTGGTGATTGTATGATCTCAATAtaccttgtgttttttttttttataattacaaTGATTGTATGATCTTGAAATGCATATATACATGAGATTTACGCGTTGAACTTGTTTGTGCTTGCTTGTTTATTAAGACGTATTTTTAAGAGTGTATTTTTTGAGTGACAGTCATAATGCATAATTTTAAACTGGTTCTCTTAACGTTTAAATCCAGGCAGATTTCATAGAGGAACTTGTTCGTGGAAGACTTGTAGAAGAATCGCTTACTCCTGCTATTTTAACTGCTTACAATTTGCAAGTAACATCCTTCTCTATATCTCTCCCCCAACTTTTGCCTTTTAAAAGCAATAGATTTGTGTCTGTTGATGCGTATAATAGTCTAGTTGCGATGGTGCAATCTGAGTTGGCAGTATCAAGAGCTGTTGGTCATGGCCAATTTGAGATGGGCAACTCAACTGGTTACGAACTTTGCATATAAGATCAGTGAATAATGCCACTTGTTTTTCCTTTACAGTATGAAAGCCTGCAAAATGCAAATGAtctgttcttgttcttcttgtctAGTTATCTTAGCATCTTCCTGATAAGAAACAGAATTTAGCCTCATTTTCTTTCATTGCACCCGGTTTTTTTCTTCCAGGCTTGAACTTATATCATATATTCATATTTAAATTCTGAAACTAAAGAAAACGAAATTTTTAGTTATATATTTATGTGAAcacaaatttcaaaatattacgAATGCTAGTAATAAGAGTTCATGAAACTGAAGACATGGATGAGTATTTATCCATGCAAGTATAACATATGGTAAGGAAAAAACTAGAAACAGTCTAAAGCATGTTTTACACAGACCATTTTAAGTTTTATTTACATGCAGCTATGAACTTTTGAGAATGTTCACTATGTTGATTGTTCTGTACTTCCATGTGATTATTAGCATTACTTCCAGATTTTTACCGTATTAGAAGTCGTCTAGGAATCACATGCTGGTATTTAATTATTTTGTCATTTGTAGCACAATATATAGTTTTTAACGTATTATCATTTGTTTTAGTTTGAGCAGGTTGGAATCGCTAATAACGCTGGTTATGATGAGATTCACGATGTTCATAGCTTAATAGCATCCAGAGGATTGTCAGGAGATTCATTGAGTAAGCTACCGCACCATACGATCTTGAAGGACATGAAGGCAGAGGATACTTTCTGTGCAATATGTTTACAGGTGATTCTTCTTTACATGATTTAATGACCACAATGATAGTGTTAATGTAATCATGTTAACACTGAGGATTATAATTTACAGGATATGGAAGTAGGTGAAGTTGCAAGAAGCTTACCTCATTGTTACCATACATTTCACTTGATATGTGTGGATAAATGGCTTGTGAAGAATGATTCATGTCCTATTTGCAGACAGAATGTGTAGTTTTTTCCTTGGTAGTATTTTGCGTGTATATTTATGGGCAGATATGTTGTATTATTAGCTGTTTATATATGTGCAAACTCTCATTTTGTACAGTTGACATTTTCATTTTGTGATCTAGTCCCAATAATGTCATGTGGGTAGAAAAGCAAATGCTTAATTATCATGTTTCAATGAGAAATTGATAGTCAAATTTGAGGAGCTAAATTAATCAACTTTCCAATTTCTAGGACTAAAatgtttatttttcaatttatttgatATCATTTGAATATTAGAATCCTAGACAAAGTAAGAAACTCTGATTTTGAATTGGAATCCAAGTTCTGATATTTTGAAGAGAGTTTTATTGAGTTAGTTGTCAGAAAAACTCTAAAGAATAGCTATTGATACAGCAGGCAATTCACTTTGCATGTTAAGTGATAGAAATTCAAAATTTAGATAAATGAAAAATGTattattgattgaaattaaaaCTATTCTCCTCCGAGGAGAGATATTCTTCCTTCCTATCGGTGTCCTTATACAACTACCCTTCCCCTTTCTGACATAAATAGTTATAATTGATTTTCTATTAGGCGTTTCTATTGGCATAAGGCCCAAAACCAATATCTTATCACTACCGACCGCTAGAAAAATAGTCTTGTACTTAATGATATAAGAAAAACGACTTGAATAAATTTGATCATGTCTAGCTACTTTTGTAACCCTAGCATGAGCAGCTTGCAAGTCACCAGAGACTTGTGtataacaatttcaacaacatagCTCCTGTTACAATGGACAGAAAGAAAGTAACTAGGACAATAGGCAAATGCCCTGAAAGAAACCTCTGAAGCTTGATTTCGTCTTGTACCCACTACTTGACCCACTACTTGAGTtctgatttgctttgaaacaaaggGACTGAGTGGAGATGATTTTGTTCCCAACTGGAAGGAGGATAGTCGCTTTCGATTGTAGAGGGTCGTGCCTTGTAAATCGTCGTCTGGTGGTGGTGGGATCGTTGCAAGGTCTCTCACAAATATACCCGAGCGTGATTCAAACGAAACCATCACTGGTGGAGGCAAAATCAATAGCTCTGACGAAGGTTAATTTGGCGGCTCCGACGGAGGTTGTTGCTCTTCCACTAGATCTATAATTGTGTCCAATTTTCTTCCACTTTTAGCCCAGTTGTATATGCAAATATGAAGTTCCATTGTGCTTCATTCGTTCATAGTCTTCTCTAATGCTGACCTTTGGACGATTAGTGGAGGTAACATGCACCAAGGAAGATCCACCATAAATGGACCATTGTTCTGTGGTTTCAATTCGAAAAGGATCGTTGGGAGTGGATTTGATAGCGACATACTCAACAAAAGTTGCAATTTGTGCACGACTTGTTCCTCCCCTGTGTTGTTTGGTTTCATGACTTGTTACTTCTCCTCTTTCGCATCTTTCTTTTTTGGAATTACCTTTGTTTGGAACTCAGTTTTCCAATGATTCTTTAACACATCCGATACCGGCAACACGTCCCAACTAGAACCGATGTTTTCTGTGGAAACATACCCCAAATGCTTTGCCATCTTTGCCTTCAGCAATTGACGAAACTCTGACACAAAGGATTGGAGATATTCTTCCAATCTTCCCATTCTTGCTTCTACCGCGTCTATTCTCATAGTCATTCCTGCTTCTAGCACTTCTTTCAGTTTCTGGCAGTTTCTGACGATTTTCGACAGTTATTCCATAGTTACCCAATAGTTTCAGACAATTAACTAGCAATTTTCGACACTAATCCGGAAGTTATTTGATAGTTTCCTACACTTTTCTAGGAGTTTCCGGCAGTATCTAGCCGTTTTTGGAAGTTACACGATAGTTTTCGGCAATTGTCTGACAGTTTCAGACAACTATACGAAAGTTATTCGGTAGTTTTAGGCAGTTACACAATATTAGCAATCATGGTTATCAACATCTCGATTTAAATCTTAAAATCTAACGATTTTACAATCTCACTCACCCCCAACAATCTAGATGTTAAGTAGAATCGTGTGTTGTAttcaaatcataaaaaaaatggtAACAACATTGATTATGTGCGATCTATGCCAGTTTCGGCCACAATCGGCCATTTTCCGGCCACCACCATTACAGGCCGAGAAGGATTACAAGATATGAGGCACAAAAATTATGGTTCGGTGGCGTCCATTTTCCTACAAATACAATTGCCTACGAAAATATCATGTAGAAATACTTCAAATatgtagttttattttattttttagtagtATCTTACGATTTTTGTTACTATCTTATGTTTTACGATCTTGCTACCCACTCTCGATCTTACAAAAATAATTGAGTAGGATCTTGCGATCTTAGTTACGATCTCATGATTTACGATCTTACTATCCCCTCCCGATCTTATGCAAGATCCCGATTTTTACAACCTTGTTAGCAATTCACTAGCTCTGTCTTGAGATCCGATATGTCGGACCAACgttagaaactcaaaatttagATAAGAAAAATGTATAACTAATTGAAATTAAAACTATTACAGCGAGAAATCTCTACAATCTCATAGCAAAGTGTTCCTCACAGGAGAGATATTCAGAGATATTCTCACTCTGCTCAACCCAAAAAGTTTTTATCTGAAAATACATATAATGAATTCTCCCTTGTTATCTGTCTCCTTATATAACTATCTTTCTTCCTTCGTGTCCTTATATAACTATCTTTCTCCCTTCTAACATAAGTAGTTATAACTGATTCTATATTAGAATGAGGCCCAACACCAGTATTCTATCATTAAGCAATGGATTTCTGCTGTTAAGAAGAACTTGGCAATGGAGTATCGAGGTTTTTTTTCAACACAGTTTTCACTTATCACATGCACTTAGTCATTATTCATCTTGCATAGGGTCCTTTTGGATTCATGTTTAGACAATACAGTTTGAATTGCAGGCGAGGAAGAGGTTATGGAATATTCTATTGACACTCTTAGATGTAGAGATGAAATCAAATGAAATTAACTTGGAGAAAAAACAGAAAAATTATAGCTTGTTTTCTTTCAACCTTATGTAATGTCAAAAAACACAAACTTCTTTACAATATGGTTGACCACAACCGTAAACTACAAGCTTACAGACGGTAGATTGCTTTAACTTGAATTAAAGATGTTCTATTCCAAGAGATTATACACAAATATGCATCACAGCAGAAGCATTACTTGGCTGATTTCGAGTTAATTCCATAGAGAAGCAATTGCTGGTGGTGATAGCAAGCCGTGCTTAATTTACAGTGAACATTGTCTGACAGATTCAAACACAAAAATCAACCGCAAGAATTAGATCGACATCGTGATAATATTGTTCCCATTTGTTTTTCCAGAAACTCATTTTTCCATACAACCAAGAGTAAAATTTCCAATAGTACGGAGTATTTATGTCAGATACATGCAAAAATTGAGTTGGAAGTTTAACATTATGATACAATCAAAATTGAAACTATATTTTGCAGGAAATCTCTGCAATTATTTTACTTCATTATTTCTTATATTGACAGCCAATTACAAGAGTGCAACCTCCCAACCGAAAAACTGAAATGTCAAAATTTAATTGAGAAACCTTGATGGTGCAAACATGCAGCTTACATTGGATTTAAACAGATAGGATACCACGGAGGGATTTCACACAGCAACTGGTTCAGGTCTTTTGCTAGCTTTGATCCCTTTTATAGCTACAAGAGAATTGAAAGTTGAAACCATGACAAATATCAGAATCACATTAAATTTCCACGCATTACACGATGTATAGCTCTAACTCGTATAATTTCAGAATATTATTTTAAAGGTACCTTCAGCATAATCTTTAGCTCCAAACACAGCAGAACCAGCAACTAGTGCATTAGCTCCAGCCTCAATCACCTGCCAAATAAGATAATACTGAAAATCGGAACCTACAAACTCAAACAGATTCTATGGTTTTCTATGCCTTTTAGAAAGCGTTCAAATTTAATGAATAAGCAAAGTATGCGCTTCCCCTCATTATTGGTTTGTAATTACTCATTTGTTATGATCAAAATATGGAGCATTTGGCCAATAGAACTCTTAAACATTAAGTGCATGACCAGAAACGCATGCAGTATCAGTTGTTTCCCAATGTTTTATGCTGAGAATACCCTCTTGAAAAAGAAAATCATCGAGAGCATCATCTAATTATGTTCAGCACAAAAAAGACTTGTTACAGATCATTCTAAATTATAAGGGATGGAAGACGGTGTGATAACGTATACAACACCTTGTAAGCATTTGCCGGGGTAACTCCACCATCAACTTCAATCCATGGATTCACACCCTAGAGAGAGAGAGGAACCAATTAGAGTATGTATGGAATAAACACGGGGAAACACAAAACCTAATAATCCACACATACACAAACAAATGATTGCAGCATACCTTCTCCACGCACAATTTTCTCAAATCAGAAATTTTCTTTACTTGACTCTCAATAAAACTTTGGCCACCAAAGCCAGGGTTTACGGACATAATTAAGACCAAATCAACCACTGCCAACATCATAATAAGATTATGAGAATTTAATTTTCAATCACTAAAGAACCTCAAAAAAATATAACTTAACAATAGACATCAGTCCgaaatgaaaaagaaatttaaaatttacacTCCTCTACTTTGCCAATTTATTTTAGCACCAGAGTTTAAACAAAAGAGTGGTACTCTGACTTACAATGACTCAAGGAAACCGAATTTGACGGTAAGCTAATTAGTAAATACTGTATAAATATGTAATTACTAGTGGAATGAAAATTTAAACTTCTTGAAAGCTTATACAATAAACAAAGTAAGAAAGGCAAAGGCTCACCTTCAAGGACATATTCTATTGCACTTAGTGGGGTACCAGGGTTTAGGACAACTCCAGCTTTAGCTCCCAAGCTTTTCACCTAAATCAAGATAACATAATCAGATATATTAAActgaaaacaaatataaattgaGTTATTATTATACTTAGAGGCTAAGACATTACTTAACATTTAAGCCTTACGCATTCATATATATGTGATGGTTACTGTATTCTTAACGAGATTCTGATattgtaattttgtttttattttgata encodes:
- the LOC131635109 gene encoding NEP1-interacting protein-like 2 isoform X2 — translated: METGRNETPFLVFRFVSKFLLCAISGTLTACFAVAGALTGAIAGALAAKATKSGFLRGVSLGAIAGAILSVEVLEASRAYWCMEQTGSRGTSSMADFIEELVRGRLVEESLTPAILTAYNLQFEQVGIANNAGYDEIHDVHSLIASRGLSGDSLSKLPHHTILKDMKAEDTFCAICLQDMEVGEVARSLPHCYHTFHLICVDKWLVKNDSCPICRQNV
- the LOC131635109 gene encoding NEP1-interacting protein-like 2 isoform X3, yielding METGRNETPFLVFRFVSKFLLCAISGTLTACFAVAGALTGAIAGALAAKATKSGFLRGVSLGAIAGAILSVEVLEASRAYWCMEQTGSRGTSSMFEQVGIANNAGYDEIHDVHSLIASRGLSGDSLSKLPHHTILKDMKAEDTFCAICLQDMEVGEVARSLPHCYHTFHLICVDKWLVKNDSCPICRQNV
- the LOC131635109 gene encoding NEP1-interacting protein-like 2 isoform X1, translated to METGRNETPFLVFRFVSKFLLCAISGTLTACFAVAGALTGAIAGALAAKATKSGFLRGVSLGAIAGAILSVEVLEASRAYWCMEQTGSRGTSSMVGDYFIEELVRGRLVEESLTPAILTAYNLQFEQVGIANNAGYDEIHDVHSLIASRGLSGDSLSKLPHHTILKDMKAEDTFCAICLQDMEVGEVARSLPHCYHTFHLICVDKWLVKNDSCPICRQNV